The stretch of DNA AGTCGTCTTGAATACCGTCGCCTGACGAATCAGCGGAATCAGCTCGGCCCGGTTCGCCACTCGCTGCTTATTAGTAGCGAAACGCGGGTCATCTGCCCACTGCGGTTGCCCGGCCACCTCGGCAAACTTGCGGAACTGGCCATCGTTACCCACGGTAAGGATGAAATCACCATCCGCTGTCGGGAAGTCCTGGTAAGGCACGATATTAGGGTGGGCGTTGCCCAGCCGCCGTGGCGAGTTGCCGGTGGTCAGGTAGTTCATCGCCTGGTTGGCCAGGCAAGCCACCTGCACGTCGAGCAGTGCCATATCGATGTGCTGACCTACGCCATGCTGATCGCGGTAGGCGAGGGCGGCCAGAATTGCCACTGTCGAATACAGCCCGGTCAGAATATCGGTCAGCGCAACACCCACCTTCACCGGCCCGGCACCTTCTTCTCCATCCGGGCGACCGGTCAGGCTCATCAGCCCACCCAGGCCCTGGATCATGAAGTCATACCCCGCGCGCTTGGCATACGGCCCGGTCTGGCCGAAACCAGTAATCGAGCAATAGATAAGCTTGGGGTTGATCGCCTTCAGGCTCGGGTAATCCAGCCCATAAGCTGCCAGCCCACCGACCTTGAAGTTTTCAATGACAATATCCGACTTGGCCGCCAGCTCGCGCACCAGGCGCTGGCCTTCCGGCTGAGTGAAGTCGATGGTCACCGAGCGCTTGTTTCGGTTTGCCGACAGGTAATAGGCAGCCTCGCTGGTATTCTCGCCCTCGGCATCCCTGAGGAAGGGCGGCCCCCAGGAACGGGTATCGTCGCCACTACCAGGGCGCTCGACCTTGATCACGTCGGCACCGAGGTCCGCCAGGATCTGGCCAGACCAAGGCCCCGCCAGCACACGGGAGAGGTCGAGCACCCGCAGATGAGATAGCGCGCCCATGGACTGGCTCCTTATCAGTAGAAGGCCTGGATGCCGGTTTGCGCGCGCCCGAGGATCAGCGCATGCACATCATGGGTACCCTCATAGGTGTTGACCACCTCAAGGTTGACCAGATGGCGCGCCACACCGAACTCGTCTGAGATGCCGTTGCCACCGAGCATGTCGCGGGCCATGCGGGCAATATCCAGGGCCTTGCCGCAGGAGTTGCGCTTCATGATCGAAGTGATTTCCACCGCTGCGGTGCCCTCGTCCTTCATGCGCCCCAGGCGCAGGCAACCTTGCAGGGCCAGGGTAATTTCGGTCTGCATGTCGGCCAGCTTCTTCTGGATGAGCTGGTTGGCAGCCAGTGGGCGACCAAACTGCTGACGGTCCAAGGTGTACTGGCGAGCGGTGTGCCAGCAGGCCTCGGCAGCACCCAGCGCTCCCCAGGAAATGCCATAACGCGCCGAGTTCAGGCAGGTGAACGGACCTTTAAGGCCACGCACATCCGGGAAGATGTTCTCTTCAGGAACAAACACGTTGTCCATGACGATTTCACCGGTGATGGACGCACGCAGGCCGACCTTGCCGTGGATCGCCGGAGCGCTGAGGCCTTCCCAGCCTTTTTCCAGGACGAAGCCGCGGATATCGCCAGCATCATCCTTGGCCCAGACCACGAAAACATCGGCGATCGGGCTGTTGGTAATCCACATCTTGCTGCCACTCAGGCGATAGCCGCCATCGACCTTCCTGGCACGAGTGATCATCGAGCCTGGGTCGGAGCCGTGGTTAGGCTCGGTCAGGCCAAAGCAGCCAATCCACTCGCCAGAGGCCAGCTTGGGCAGGTATTTCTGTTTTTGCGCCTCGGTACCGAATTCGTTGATCGGCACCATCACCAGCGAAGACTGCACGCTCATCATCGAACGGTAGCCGGAGTCGATACGCTCCACTTCGCGGGCAATCAGGCCGTAGCACACGTAGTTCAGGCCGCTGCCACCGTATTGCTCGGGAATGGTCGCACCGAGCAGGCCGACTTCACCCATCTCGCGGAAGATCGCCGGGTCGGTCTGTTCGTGACGGAAGGCTTCCAGCACGCGCGGGGCCAGCTTGTCCTGGGCGAACTGATAAGCGCTGTCACGCACCATGCGCTCTTCTTCAGTGAGCTGCTGATCCAGCAGCAGCGGGTCGATCCAGTTGAAGCTTGCTTTACCGGCCATGAGCGAAATCCTCGAAATAGGGGAGCGGTTTCTTGTGCCTTTGATCCTAGGCCTGATCTGGGATCACGACAAACGAGGATTGCGCACGTATCAGTGATATTTTGTCACTCCGAGATACTCGAAAACGCCATATTCATGGCCATATGAGTGAGGTTGACGTACATGCGCCGCAAGATCCCCAGCACTACCGCCCTGGTCTGCTTCGAAGCGGCCGCACGCCACGAAAGCTTTACCAAAGCTGCCCAGGAACTGGCCCTGACCCAGGGTGCCGTCTGTCGTCAGATCGGCGGACTGGAAGCGTTCCTCAACGTCGAATTGTTCAGGCGCTCACGCCGTGGCGTGAAACTGACCGAAGCCGGGCTCTCCTACAGCCGGCAGGTTGCCGCGCAACTGGATGCAGTGGAGCGCGACACGCTGTCGGTGATGCGCCAGCAGGGCGCCAACGTGATCGAACTGGCCGTGGTGCCCACCTTCGGAACCCAATGGCTCTTGCCACGACTCAAGGACTTCCAG from Pseudomonas putida encodes:
- a CDS encoding CaiB/BaiF CoA transferase family protein, which codes for MGALSHLRVLDLSRVLAGPWSGQILADLGADVIKVERPGSGDDTRSWGPPFLRDAEGENTSEAAYYLSANRNKRSVTIDFTQPEGQRLVRELAAKSDIVIENFKVGGLAAYGLDYPSLKAINPKLIYCSITGFGQTGPYAKRAGYDFMIQGLGGLMSLTGRPDGEEGAGPVKVGVALTDILTGLYSTVAILAALAYRDQHGVGQHIDMALLDVQVACLANQAMNYLTTGNSPRRLGNAHPNIVPYQDFPTADGDFILTVGNDGQFRKFAEVAGQPQWADDPRFATNKQRVANRAELIPLIRQATVFKTTAEWVSQLEAAGVPCGPINDLAQMFQDPQVLARGLAVTMPHGLAGSVPQVASPIRLSETPVEYRRAPPLLGEHTEAVLGDVLGMDADAVEQLRIAGVL
- a CDS encoding acyl-CoA dehydrogenase gives rise to the protein MAGKASFNWIDPLLLDQQLTEEERMVRDSAYQFAQDKLAPRVLEAFRHEQTDPAIFREMGEVGLLGATIPEQYGGSGLNYVCYGLIAREVERIDSGYRSMMSVQSSLVMVPINEFGTEAQKQKYLPKLASGEWIGCFGLTEPNHGSDPGSMITRARKVDGGYRLSGSKMWITNSPIADVFVVWAKDDAGDIRGFVLEKGWEGLSAPAIHGKVGLRASITGEIVMDNVFVPEENIFPDVRGLKGPFTCLNSARYGISWGALGAAEACWHTARQYTLDRQQFGRPLAANQLIQKKLADMQTEITLALQGCLRLGRMKDEGTAAVEITSIMKRNSCGKALDIARMARDMLGGNGISDEFGVARHLVNLEVVNTYEGTHDVHALILGRAQTGIQAFY